CACAATTGCGGAAACCTTTTCAGTGAAGGTAGATTGGGATAATACGAGCAAAGTTGTCACGATTGACGGTCAATACAAGCTAGCAATGGGCAGTAAAGCAATTAAAAGAGACGGACAAGTCATTCGCCAAATGGATACACAGCCAAAGATGCTACAAAATGCTGTGTATGTGCCAGTCCGTGAGGTAGCATTTTTATTTGATGTACCGATGAATTGGGATCAAGTAAAAAAGGAAGTTTCTTATCAGGTAGGAGCGAACGCCTATCAGGTTGCGGTATATCCTGAAAAGGTACTAAACAAACCAAAAGTAGCGGTAGCAAAGAAAACCGTCAATGTAGGTGGAAAAAAGTTAGGGGTTAATGTTGTATCCATCAATTTACTCGCACCGAATACATCGTTACATGTGGAGCTTGCGAACAATAAGTTGGGTGCGGTTGGCTCGCTAGCAGGTATTGCGAAGGCGCATAATGCACTTGTAGCAATTAACGGGAATTATTTTGATGCTTATACCAATGCAAAAGAACGTTTAGTTTACAACGGCTTAGTAATGGATGGTGAGCGCGTAAAAGTATTTGATTTAAAATTTTCGGTGTTCTATGTGTTAAAGGATGGCAATGTCGGCATTTTACCGGGGGATCAATTTATGAGACTATTTGCAGACGGGAATGTACAGGAAGCCATTCAAGTAGGGCCACGATTAGTAACGAAGGGTGCGGTCACGGTCGATCCGATTGCAGAAGGTTTTTCGAGTCATAAAATTTTGAGTTCACCTGGTGCGAGAAGTGCGATTGGGATTTTGCCGAATCGCCAGCTTATTTTTGTAACAACTGCAGGTGCTACAGTGCAGCAACTTGCATCGGTAATGAAGCAATTAGGCGCGGTTGATGCCATGAATTCAGATGGTGGTGCTTCCAGTGGCTTATATGCAAACGGCAAATATATGACAACACCTGGCCGCGATATTGCGGTAGGCTTGTTGGTAAAATAACTATTGTAACGCATCATTTATAGGGATGCGAGAGAAGGAACAAGATGAAATTTTATAAAATAGTTTTAGGGGTTTTACTTTTCACTGCGCTATTACCGAGTTCAATTGGAATTGCGCAGGAAGAAGGGCAACAATATATCGTTGTCGCCGATGCTGGTATTTCAATGACAGCTAGTGCAGATGAAAAAGGTATGGTTGTTTCAAAATTAACAAAGGGAACGCGCGTAAGCTTTGTACGACAGCAGGATAATTGGGTAAAAGTGGACTATAAAGGGCGATTAGGATGGCTACCGAGTGATACAATAGCGCCTTTTACGAAAGAATTATTGCCGGTATATGCGAGCTATTATAAGCAGTTAGCAAAGATGGACCATGTGATTTATGCATTAATAGCCGATTTCACACAGGATGGTATCGAGGAATTATATGTCGTACGTGATACGGATCCAATAAAAGGGCAATATGAAGAATACATATATAGTGGCGACCAGCTTATTTATCAAAAAAATAATACAAATGCGTTAACAATTTTAAAAAGTGGGGAGAATTATTATTTATATCACCATGCCCAAATAAATAAAGAAAAAAAATTCAAGCTGAATCAGTTAAATAACCAAGCGAAAACAGATTATTTTGAGGTTAGTGAAGGGAAGACTGACCACGAAATTACAACTAATAGTTATTTAAAATCTTATTATATATTGAGTGCTGGCGATGGCCATGTGAAGGAGCAAACATTTTCATACGAGCAAATTGCCTCAATGGATTATTATGGTGCAGAAAAGAAAAATGACTATGAGGAATCCATTTATTTAGAAAAATACGCTGTATCAAAAGAAGGTAAAACAACAATACTGACACAGCAGGAGTATACTGCTAAATTAGCAATATTTGATAAATCAAAAGTAGTGAAGGTCATTTATGATGACCACTATAAGGCGGCTTCTTTAAACGAACGTTTTACATACGACAATGAACGTAGCAAAAAAGAATTAATAGAGATGGCGGCAAAAATCATGCCGGAAAAGCAGTTGAATCTTGAAGCACAGGAACTCGATGCGCTTCAACAAATGCTCGCACAATCGGTTCATTTAGAATTGCCTTATAGCGGTAATGTAGCGCGTAATATGCTGTCGTATTTTCAAGCCGTACAGCGCGGTCTTGAAAGTGGTATGCCAGGAACTGATTCGATACAGTTGAATACTACAAAAAATGCACAAGACGTTACTTATGACCGGGCAGCCATTGACCAACTGATTTATAACTTTTATGGTGTGCAAATGAAGCCAGACGAATTTAATCGCTTAGGGAACGATTTGGGCTATTTAATGACAAATGAAGAATATACGGCATATATAATGGAAGAAACTAAAAAAAATGCTAATCTATATCGTCAAATGCTTGCAGTTGAAACCATTGATAGCGGCTATGTGGCGATACACTATCAGGACTATGAAATGCCAGAAAATTTAACCATTTCTGAGGCGAATGAAAGTCTAATTATCGCAGGGGAGACGTTAGAAAAAGGGTATGTGCTATTAAAAAGGCTACCATTTAAAGAGGGTGTCCGATTTGTCTACATAGATACTGTAGATGCCCTTACCTATTTAAATACAAATCAGTTTAGCGTGTATGAAAATTCATTGGACGTTCTTCAAAAGTTATCGGTAGAGCAAAAAACGAATGCTGTAGCAGATACGGAGTTAGAAGAAATCGTAGAAAGTACAAATTTAACAGTAGCGAATGCGCAAGAGCCTACTAACGATGAATCGCCAACATTTAGTTGGTTAGGGTGGATTGGAGTCGGCGCATTAGTAACAACAGTATTTGCAGCTGCATTTTACGTCTATCGAAAGAAATATTTTAAAAAAGTTTAAACTTAAAACTTTTTTACAACTAAATGACAATTGAAAACATGTGAAACGTTTAAAGACGTTTCACATGTTTTTTTAGTATATTTTCTAAAATATAAAATTATTATTAAATAATAAATGTCATTTTTTTAATATAAAGTAAATATTAAAATGTTTTACATTTATTAGTTTAAATTACCTTTAGTATACTTTAGATGTATTAAATTACCACTAATGTTAATGTTTTTATTGTTTTTGTAATAGATTATTAATAAAAATGTAATAATTTAAGTTAGTACTTTATTAAATGTATGTTATAATTATATAGAATTGTTTAACGGAGAAATTTGTTAAATTTAATTCATTAGTATAAGCAAGAGCCAATTTCTTTTTAATACATAATGTAGAGAAGGATAATGTAGGCTTTAATTTGGAGTTTTGTCTCAAAAATTGAGGCAAAGTAGACGTCTTAGGAGGAAATACAATGTCAAAACAAAATACAGGTCGTAAATTCTTTGCGACAGCTGCAACTGCTGCATTAGTAGCATCAGCAATCGTACCAGTAGCTTCAGCTGCTGAATTCACAGATGCAGACAAAATCGCATCTTGGGCAACAGAAGCGGTAGAAGCTTTAGCTGCAAACGAAGTAATCTCAGGTAACCCAGATGGTTCATTTAACCCAGCAGGTACAGTAACTCGTGCCGAAGCTGCAAAAATGTTCACAGTAGCTTTAGGTTTAGATACTAAAGGCACTGAAACTTTCGCAGATGTTAAAGATGGCCAATGGTTCCAAGAATACGTAGTAGCAGTAGTAAACGCTGGTATCGTTAACGGTATGACAACTACTGAATTTGCTCCAAACGGTAAATTAACTCGTGAACAAGCTGCAAAAATGATCGTAGAAGCTTACGGTTTAGAAGGTGAAGCTGATCTTTCAGCATTCGCAGACGCTAAATCTGTAGCTGGTAAATGGTCTGAAGGTTACCTTGCAACTGCAGTTGAAAACGGTATTATCGCTGGTAAAGGCGACAAATTAGCTGCAACTGATTCAATCTCTCGTCAAGAGTTTGCTGTAATGTTAAACCGTGCTATCAACGTTGAAACTGTAGACACTGCTGCTGTATTAGCTGAAGCTGTAAAAGCTTTAGAAACAGCAACTGCTGCATTAACAACTGAAGTAGCAATTGAAAAAATTGCTGAAGCAAAAGCTACTGTAGCTACTGCTAACGAAGCAATCACTGCTGTTGAAGAAGCTGCAAAAGCTGCTGAATTAACAGAAGAAGAAGCAAAAGAAGTAGCAACTAAAGTAGAAGCAGCTAAAAAAGCTGTAGAAACTACTGAAGCTGCAATCGCAAAAGCTGAAGAAGCTGCTAAAGAATTAGCTGTAGAATCAGTAGTTGCTGAATCTGCAACTAAATTAGTTGTTAAATTCACAAAAGCTGTTGATAAAAACACACTTTCTGTTGGAGATTTCACAATCTCTCCATTAGATTCTCAAACTTTAAATGCTGGTACTTTAGTAGGTACTTTAAGTGAAGATGGTAAAACTTACACTATCGAAACTGCTGGTGGTCAATTCTTAACTAAACGTTATGATGTTAAAGTAATTGCTGATTCAATCAAATCAGTTGACGGTTCTGCTATCGCTGCATTTGAAACAACTATTACAGTTGAAGACAAAACAGCTGCAGCTATCACTACTACAGAAGTAGTTCAAGCTGCATCAAATACTGTAGATGTAACTGTAAACTTCACTGAGCAATTATCTTCAGTTGGTACTGTAAGTGTTGACGGTGTTGCAGTAGCTTCATCGAATTTAACATTCACTGCTAACGGTAAAAAATTAGTAATCACTGGCTTAAAAGCTGGTAAAACTTACAAAGTTGATGTTGTAGGTGCAACAGACGTAGCTGGTAACTTAGCTAACCCATTATCTACAACAGTAGTAACTGAAGAAGATGCAGTAGCTCCAACAGTTGCTTTATCTGCTAAAGAAACTACAATTACTTTAGACTTCTCAGAAGAAGTTACTAACGCATTCGTAGTAACTGTAAATGGTACAACTATTACAGCTCCTAAAGTTCAAGATTCTAAAGATAAAACAGTTTACACTGTAGATGCTAGCGAAGTATTAACAGGTTCTCTTACTTTCTTAAACAATGCAGAAGTAAAAGTTACTTCAATCGTTGACTTAGCTGGTAACGCTGGTAAAGTTGCAACTTTAACTACAAACTTAGTTAAAGATACTACAGCTCCAAAATTCGTATCTTCATTCATCGAAGATAATACTTTAGTATTAAAATATGACGAAGCTATTAAATCTACAACAGCTGCAGCAATTACAAACGCTGGCTTAACAATCAAGTATGCTGACAAAGATGGTGTTCAACACTCATTAGCAGCAGCTGATTTCACTGCTGTAACAGCAGCTGGTTATGATTTAAACGGTAACGGTTCAATCGATACTAACACAGACGAAGAAAAATACGTTTCTATTACATTAGCAGAAGCTAGCACTAAAGACTTCATCACTGCTGCTGGTAAATTAGTAACTGGTAAATACACTGTAACTGTTGCTAAAGATTTATTAACTGACGCTGTAGGTAACCAAGTAGCTGCTTCAACATTCACAGTTGAAACATCTGCAACTGCCGCAACTAAATCAGTATTATTCTCAGTTAACACTACTGGTGTTGAAACAAACGAATTCGTTGTAGTATATAACGAAACAATGGATGCAAGTGCTTTAGAAGTTGCTAACTACACTTTAGGTGGCGCTAAATTACCAGAAGGTACAAAATTAGCATTCGTAAACGATAAGAAAAACGTTTTAGTAACATTACCAGAAGGTTACATTACTGTAACTGGTGCACGTAATGTTGAAGTTGCTAACGTAGTTGCTATTTCAGGTAACACTCAAGACGTTAAAACTCAAACTAAACAAACTGTAACATTAAACGAAAATGTTGCTCCAGTAGCAAAAACAGTTACAATCAACAACGACGTAACTGCTACAGTTGATTTCAACGAAGCATTAGCTTCATTAGCAACTGTTTCAGGTGTAACAGTTAAAGTGAACGGCGCTAAAGTAACTCCAACAACAGTTGCAGTTTCTAACGGCGACTTAGTAATCACTTTATCAGCTGCTTTAAAAGCTACAGACAAAGTAACAGTTGAATTCGAATCAACTAACATTGCTGATGCTGCAGGCAACAAAGTTAAAGACGCTTCAATCAACAACTAATTTTAATTAATTGTTCGATTAAATAATTGATAGAATAAAATCTATCTAAAATAGTAAACCCTAGAATTTTACTACGGTAAAATTCTAGGGTTTTATTGTATTTAGCCAATAAAAATTAAGTAGTATCATTGACAACTCTAGAGGGTAACCAAAAATAACCAATCTATTTCGAAACATAATATTTGCTTTTATTGCCATCTAACTAAAACAATATGCTATTATAATGAAGTACTTGAATAGAGTGAGGGGTGTCTCGATGAAAAAAATGCTTGCAGTATTGTTAACAGCAATACTGGCAATGAGTACGCTATGTGCAAGTCCAAGTTCTGCAGCGACTAATAAAAACATAGTGGAACAGCAAGTGACAGTGATTATTAATGGAAAATATATTAGCTTTAAAGATCCGATTATCAATAATGCGGGTACCATTCTTTTACCAATGCGTGATTTTTATGAAGCCATTGGTGCACAAGTTAATTGGAATCCAACAGCGAAAGTTGCAACGAGTGAACGTAATGGTCAGGTAGTTGAACTAACGATTAACTCGAAAACAGCAGTAGTAAACGGTACTAAGGCACAAATGCTCGTAGCACCTATGATTTATAAGGACCGTACATATATTCCGATGCGTTTTGTAAGTGAAAATTCGGATGGTGAAGTGTACTGGAATCAAGCAAATAAAGTAGTAGAAGTTATATTAAATGAACAAATTCATGATGGACAAAGCCCTGGTGCAGGAGAAGAAACTCCAGAAGTGAACGTTCCGATTATTCCAGATGTAAAACATATTTTATATATGAATAGCGCGCGTATTGAAATGGATAAAGCCCCGGTTACCAAAGACGGCCGTATGTATATTTCTTCATACTATTTCAGTGACTATTTACAAGATAGTTATACACAGTGGGTGAATGAAAATAGCCTAGAATTAACAATTTCAGGGCTTACATTCAAGTTTACAAATAACAGTAATGAAATTTATGTCAATGGTGAGCAATACAAAGGTACGGAGAAGCCATTTATTCAATCGGGCGAGATGTATGTGCCTGTAAAATTTATTATTGATTCCTTTAAAAACGGTGGATCTTTACGTTATGTACAGGATTCTAAAACAATTTATGTGACAATTTATGATTACATGATGACAAGCAGCTTTTTAGACAAATCCTATGGGGCATTAGGGGTTCCACAATTAGTTGAAAATGCGGAGCTAGATGGGGAACGTCAATTATTTGTTAGTGATAACCCGGAAGAACTCATTCCGACGATTATTATGAAGGCCAATGAAACACTGGCCGAGAATCACGTGAAAGGTGTTACGTCAAAGCAGCACCGTGTATACGGCTGGCATATTAATAAGCTAGGTGAGAATGCGAAAATCGGGATTACCGTTCAAAATACATCGAATACAGCCCTACAAATTACTGACTCTAAAGGGATGTCGCAAACAACAAGCAACAGCTGGAGCACATTTGATGTTGGTTTACCTTTATCAGATGCGGTATTAACGAATACGTTACGTAATGCGAAGGATAGCCAAATTACGGTTGCCCCTGGTGAAACGAAAGTCATCCAAGCCTATGATATTGGTAAAAACTATTTATTAGGTTTTACACATGATTTTGATATTCGTTCGGCAACAGGTACAGCGGCAGATTATACAATTCGTACTGTAATTAGCTTAGAGGCTGAACCACAGCTAGAGAAAATCCATTCTCAAGCAGTCGGCATTAATGAATACGCGGCACATCCACGCGGTGTATGGCCAAGCTCAGCGGTAAAAGTAACGTTGCCAACTTATGCAGTCGATAGTGCGCAAATCGGTTACAATATTTCAAATGGTAAAACCGATCACTTATTAACTGCAGAAAATTCATTGGACACAATGAATGGTACAGTAGGGAACCCGGGCCATTTTGGGATGTCTTATAAGGTAGATATTCCAATTACGAATAACACAGGTAAGTTAAAGTATGTAGTGGTGAAAATTACAGGGCGCGGCGGTACATATAGTGGTGCCGTGAAATTAAATGGAAAGACGTATTTAATTCCAACATTAAAGGTTGGTCAAGAATACGTTCAATTACCAGTAGTTCGTTCGAAAAACAGAAAAGATGTGATTCAGGTAGAAATTATTCATGCAGGTGGTAGTAATTTACCGGTCGCAATTTACGTAGAAACGAGATAATTTTAAGGGAGCTAAGAAGATTTAATTCTTAGCTCCTTTTTCTATGAGCATATTATTTTTCTATGACCTATGTTTCATTTCAATGAATCACCCCATTTTTGTAAAAGAGTATGTTATTCTTTTTTTAGATACATTGTTTAGAATGGAGAGAGAAAAAGTGAATAAGAAAATCATAACAGCCTCTATGGCATTCGTTGCTGCGCAGGCCGCTTTTTATGTAGCAGAAAGTGAAGCAACATTCGATGAAAAAGTAACTAATAAGCAAACAACCGTTTCACCAGGTGTACAGTACATACAAGAGCGCTATGAATCAGCAGACACGAAGGAAGTTGTAAACTTTCTAAATATTGATTTAAACAACCACCATACGTCGTTAGAAATAGGGATGCCGGATCCTATTAACTCACTAAAAACCACTTCAGCAATTTCGAAAATACATAATCGTGAAGGCCACCGCGTTGTGGGGGCGACAAATGCATCGTATTTCTTGGGAAATGGCTATCCAGCGAATCTATTAGTAAATAATAATGTCATAGTAAACTATGGAATATTAGGTGAAAATACAGACAGTCCAACGCAACAGCCTGTAGCCTTTGGTATGACAAAATCAGGGGAAGCTATTGCCGATTATTACACAACGGATTTATCGTTTACTGTAGCGGGCCAAAAGTTTACGATTGATCGTATTAATAATGACCGTGCTGCTGGGACAACGGTGCTTTATACAGCAGAGAAGGCAACAACAAATACAAATAACTGGGGCCTTGAAATTGTTGTAACTGGTGCTACGCAAAATACGAAAACGTTAAGTTTTGGGGATTCTATTTCGGGAACAATTGCTAGTATTACAGAATATGGTCAACCAGGGAATTCAGCAGTGCCAGCAGATGGCTTCGTAGTATCAATTCAAGATAAGGCGATCGCAGAAAAAGTAAAAGCCGCATTAGAAATTGGTGCGCCAATTCAAGTAGATTTAAACATTGATGACAAATGGAAAGATGCGCAGTATATATTAGCAGCTGGCCCACTATTGGTGAAAGATGGGCAAGTGAATATTTCAATGCCTACAAGTTCGTCATTTGTCAAAATGCGTAGTGACCGTACCGCAATAGCAGTAGACGCTACAGGGAAAAAGGTGTTTTTAGTAACGGTAGACGGTCGTCAAAGTGGCTATAGTAACGGGACATCGTTAACTGATTTTGCCTCATACTTAATTTCAAAGGGCGCCAAATATGCCATTAACTTAGATGGTGGGGGCTCTACAACAATGGTCGTGCGTACGCCAGGACAAGAAGCACCAAGTCTTGTGAATCGCCCATCTGATGGCAGCGAACGCCGTGTTTCTGCAACATTGCAGGTCATTAATAGTGCGCCAGCTGGAACATTGAAGGCATTCTCAATTACAGGTCTTCCAGGTTCCATGACCGTCGAGACAAGCGCTACAGCGGATGTTTCGCTCGCGTATGATGAATTTTTAAATCCAGTAGCAATCCAAAAAGACCAGGTGAAATGGTCAGTGGAAGGTGACATTGGTGAACTAAACGGGGCAACATTTAGCGCAACAAAGATTGGTTCAGGTAAACTCGTGGCAACCTACAATGGTGTGCGTTCAGAGGTTGCGTTGAAGGTAACAAAGGCACCAGAAGCAGTTGAAATCATTGATCCATTTGATGTCACGTCAAATTGGGCAGTCACTACAGCGAAAGCAACCGCAACAATTGTAAACGCGACAAAGGCTGAGCCATTCCGCGAAGGTGCATCTTCAATGCGTTTAAACTATAATTTCACAACAGGT
The sequence above is a segment of the Solibacillus sp. FSL H8-0523 genome. Coding sequences within it:
- a CDS encoding S-layer homology domain-containing protein; translation: MSKQNTGRKFFATAATAALVASAIVPVASAAEFTDADKIASWATEAVEALAANEVISGNPDGSFNPAGTVTRAEAAKMFTVALGLDTKGTETFADVKDGQWFQEYVVAVVNAGIVNGMTTTEFAPNGKLTREQAAKMIVEAYGLEGEADLSAFADAKSVAGKWSEGYLATAVENGIIAGKGDKLAATDSISRQEFAVMLNRAINVETVDTAAVLAEAVKALETATAALTTEVAIEKIAEAKATVATANEAITAVEEAAKAAELTEEEAKEVATKVEAAKKAVETTEAAIAKAEEAAKELAVESVVAESATKLVVKFTKAVDKNTLSVGDFTISPLDSQTLNAGTLVGTLSEDGKTYTIETAGGQFLTKRYDVKVIADSIKSVDGSAIAAFETTITVEDKTAAAITTTEVVQAASNTVDVTVNFTEQLSSVGTVSVDGVAVASSNLTFTANGKKLVITGLKAGKTYKVDVVGATDVAGNLANPLSTTVVTEEDAVAPTVALSAKETTITLDFSEEVTNAFVVTVNGTTITAPKVQDSKDKTVYTVDASEVLTGSLTFLNNAEVKVTSIVDLAGNAGKVATLTTNLVKDTTAPKFVSSFIEDNTLVLKYDEAIKSTTAAAITNAGLTIKYADKDGVQHSLAAADFTAVTAAGYDLNGNGSIDTNTDEEKYVSITLAEASTKDFITAAGKLVTGKYTVTVAKDLLTDAVGNQVAASTFTVETSATAATKSVLFSVNTTGVETNEFVVVYNETMDASALEVANYTLGGAKLPEGTKLAFVNDKKNVLVTLPEGYITVTGARNVEVANVVAISGNTQDVKTQTKQTVTLNENVAPVAKTVTINNDVTATVDFNEALASLATVSGVTVKVNGAKVTPTTVAVSNGDLVITLSAALKATDKVTVEFESTNIADAAGNKVKDASINN
- a CDS encoding SH3 domain-containing protein, translating into MKFYKIVLGVLLFTALLPSSIGIAQEEGQQYIVVADAGISMTASADEKGMVVSKLTKGTRVSFVRQQDNWVKVDYKGRLGWLPSDTIAPFTKELLPVYASYYKQLAKMDHVIYALIADFTQDGIEELYVVRDTDPIKGQYEEYIYSGDQLIYQKNNTNALTILKSGENYYLYHHAQINKEKKFKLNQLNNQAKTDYFEVSEGKTDHEITTNSYLKSYYILSAGDGHVKEQTFSYEQIASMDYYGAEKKNDYEESIYLEKYAVSKEGKTTILTQQEYTAKLAIFDKSKVVKVIYDDHYKAASLNERFTYDNERSKKELIEMAAKIMPEKQLNLEAQELDALQQMLAQSVHLELPYSGNVARNMLSYFQAVQRGLESGMPGTDSIQLNTTKNAQDVTYDRAAIDQLIYNFYGVQMKPDEFNRLGNDLGYLMTNEEYTAYIMEETKKNANLYRQMLAVETIDSGYVAIHYQDYEMPENLTISEANESLIIAGETLEKGYVLLKRLPFKEGVRFVYIDTVDALTYLNTNQFSVYENSLDVLQKLSVEQKTNAVADTELEEIVESTNLTVANAQEPTNDESPTFSWLGWIGVGALVTTVFAAAFYVYRKKYFKKV
- a CDS encoding phosphodiester glycosidase family protein; its protein translation is MKKIISALLFALLMSLSFSAVNSHANSYGVVEDSSKRTLVPLRTIAETFSVKVDWDNTSKVVTIDGQYKLAMGSKAIKRDGQVIRQMDTQPKMLQNAVYVPVREVAFLFDVPMNWDQVKKEVSYQVGANAYQVAVYPEKVLNKPKVAVAKKTVNVGGKKLGVNVVSINLLAPNTSLHVELANNKLGAVGSLAGIAKAHNALVAINGNYFDAYTNAKERLVYNGLVMDGERVKVFDLKFSVFYVLKDGNVGILPGDQFMRLFADGNVQEAIQVGPRLVTKGAVTVDPIAEGFSSHKILSSPGARSAIGILPNRQLIFVTTAGATVQQLASVMKQLGAVDAMNSDGGASSGLYANGKYMTTPGRDIAVGLLVK
- a CDS encoding stalk domain-containing protein, translated to MKKMLAVLLTAILAMSTLCASPSSAATNKNIVEQQVTVIINGKYISFKDPIINNAGTILLPMRDFYEAIGAQVNWNPTAKVATSERNGQVVELTINSKTAVVNGTKAQMLVAPMIYKDRTYIPMRFVSENSDGEVYWNQANKVVEVILNEQIHDGQSPGAGEETPEVNVPIIPDVKHILYMNSARIEMDKAPVTKDGRMYISSYYFSDYLQDSYTQWVNENSLELTISGLTFKFTNNSNEIYVNGEQYKGTEKPFIQSGEMYVPVKFIIDSFKNGGSLRYVQDSKTIYVTIYDYMMTSSFLDKSYGALGVPQLVENAELDGERQLFVSDNPEELIPTIIMKANETLAENHVKGVTSKQHRVYGWHINKLGENAKIGITVQNTSNTALQITDSKGMSQTTSNSWSTFDVGLPLSDAVLTNTLRNAKDSQITVAPGETKVIQAYDIGKNYLLGFTHDFDIRSATGTAADYTIRTVISLEAEPQLEKIHSQAVGINEYAAHPRGVWPSSAVKVTLPTYAVDSAQIGYNISNGKTDHLLTAENSLDTMNGTVGNPGHFGMSYKVDIPITNNTGKLKYVVVKITGRGGTYSGAVKLNGKTYLIPTLKVGQEYVQLPVVRSKNRKDVIQVEIIHAGGSNLPVAIYVETR
- a CDS encoding S-layer homology domain-containing protein codes for the protein MNKKIITASMAFVAAQAAFYVAESEATFDEKVTNKQTTVSPGVQYIQERYESADTKEVVNFLNIDLNNHHTSLEIGMPDPINSLKTTSAISKIHNREGHRVVGATNASYFLGNGYPANLLVNNNVIVNYGILGENTDSPTQQPVAFGMTKSGEAIADYYTTDLSFTVAGQKFTIDRINNDRAAGTTVLYTAEKATTNTNNWGLEIVVTGATQNTKTLSFGDSISGTIASITEYGQPGNSAVPADGFVVSIQDKAIAEKVKAALEIGAPIQVDLNIDDKWKDAQYILAAGPLLVKDGQVNISMPTSSSFVKMRSDRTAIAVDATGKKVFLVTVDGRQSGYSNGTSLTDFASYLISKGAKYAINLDGGGSTTMVVRTPGQEAPSLVNRPSDGSERRVSATLQVINSAPAGTLKAFSITGLPGSMTVETSATADVSLAYDEFLNPVAIQKDQVKWSVEGDIGELNGATFSATKIGSGKLVATYNGVRSEVALKVTKAPEAVEIIDPFDVTSNWAVTTAKATATIVNATKAEPFREGASSMRLNYNFTTGESGTKAAYAVAQSPILLEGLPKQVGVWVYGDAAKHWLRGVIIDGNGEKHTIDFTQQGKLDWTGWKYVTANVPQDMALPIKFDRIYITEPTAENQNQGVLYFDQLQAVYKEDYKEPLYTDLKLTHWASSTIEYLNTNELVKGYPNGTFKPESTITRAEAATIIARALGISSTNNVMFDDVKTNHFAYGAIAAVSEQGILTGREASKFSPDGKLTRAEMATILKRAYNLSGKASLPFKDVPAKHWAYDAIATVYSNQLTGGYPDNTFKPNNSITRAEFATFLSKILQK